One Clavelina lepadiformis chromosome 1, kaClaLepa1.1, whole genome shotgun sequence genomic region harbors:
- the LOC143445681 gene encoding protein diaphanous homolog 2-like isoform X5: MSDINKPRTKSKNFLSRISTNNKAKKPTKQIKGPQISEENAEFMHPDAVASKLSEHEILVLFEKMLDDMNLVEEKKEPLRNKDMLVQRSMVVQWLNKTAIVAKQGEQATTPQQFIHNMQSLVRRRDEVYSRDELLHLLESLRVSLNSNPLSWVQSFGRDGLDILLRILNDCYDHDRNTDIDSKIKHEIIRCLKAFMNNKYGIRDMFDKENGIVTLCRAIDPTNKIMMTDTVKLVAAVCLLEDGHEKVLEAVTICHENSMLKHQHAYTELQREHAVLPVGPTRFDAIIDGLRSGEKWPQLTVACLQLVNVLVCTPDDLDFRMHLRNEIMRAGLIHILEDLKKSQNDELQIQLRVFEEHRDGDFDELVARYFDVKQEFDESSDIFEILNNSLLGTPSEPFFLSILQHLLSIRDDEWARPQYYRLIEECVSQIILHRSGMDPDFSYKKRFDVDVSPLIDQLIDQSKVEESEYKCNESQKQLEQELIARQEAELKLNKKSKELSELEKKFQEQESLIKNLQEKVKAGGSPQTGSAPPAPGAVPPPPPPPPPPPGVGPPPPPPPPPPPSAPGVPPPPPVPGAPPPPLLAPGAPPAPGAPPPPPGAPMAPMFGGPVLPPGMKAKKPFKPETLMKRLNWNQLKAQVITEKSIWTEAEEEKFESPDLFTRLMATFGQKKITKKAAAEDKPQKKTKELKVLDGKGAQNLSIFLGTLKISYQEVRIMILRVDDTLDDTFVNNLLKQLPEPETITALKEFRKQYDELAPPEQFLCAISDINKLHARLQHVHFMRQFDELVGDIKPGIVAVTAACQDIMKSKRFKKFLELLLMVGNYMNSGSRNAQTLGFDISYLTRLKDTKDTENTLTMMMFLASMIEEQKDKRYNEVYGFIDDFKHVPKAMRVSEDQLTKNVSNMKAALSTLQKDIDALKKTKDPDDKFSQVLSEFINKAKDEFTLLGDMFDQMKSLFQSIAKYYCFDPKKKSMEEFFGEMDTFRTDYLTAVKENQRRKELEEKQKRAKLAKEKAEREKEERKKKKQPPAGVDLNAEGDQEGVMDSLLEALSTGQAFKKEGRRRTPREKGTAGVARNRSRSRGVTSNATTLTATPVDDLEKMLTAENHTRRHRKSPSQVEVLVETTEVAEETVKEEPLQFRVLKGSDMPVLR, from the exons ATGTCGGACATAAACAAGCCAAGGACGAAATCAAAgaatttt CTCAGTCGTATTTCGACCAACAACAAAGCTAAGAAgccaacaaaacaaataaaaggccCACAAATCTCTGAAGAGAATGCTGAATTCATGCATCCTGATGCTGTGGCATCTAAATTGTCTGAACATGAAATATTGGTGCTATTTGAGAAAATGCTG GATGATATGAACTTGGTTGAAGAAAAAAAGGAGCCACTTCGAAACAAAGACATGTTGGTTCAACGCAGCATGGTTGTGCAGTGGTTAAACAAGACAGCCATTGTGGCCAAACAG GGTGAACAAGCAACCACACCTCAACAGTTCATACATAATATGCAAAGTTTGGTGCGCCGCAGAGATGAAGTGTATAGTCGGGATGAACTTCTTCATCTGTTGGAGTCATTGCGTGTTTCCCTTAACAGTAACCCACTGAG ttgGGTCCAAAGTTTTGGTCGAGATGGTTTAGACATTCTGCTAAGGATCCTCAACGACTGTTATGATCATGATCGAAACACTGACATTGACAGTAAAATTAAACACGAAATTATCAGATGCTTAAAAGCATTTATGAACAACAAG TATGGAATCAGGGACATGTTTGACAAAGAAAATGGAATAGTAACCCTATGCAGGGCAATTGATCCTACGAATAAAATCATGATGACTGACACAGTGAAGCTTGTTGCTGCTGTGTGTCTACTGGAAGATGG CCATGAAAAAGTGTTGGAGGCCGTTACAATATGCCACGAAAATTCCATGTTAAAACATCAGCATGCCTACACCGAATTACAACGAGAACATGCCGTTTTACCAGTGGGACCCACACGCTTTGATGCGATTATAGATGGGTTACGAAGTGGGGAAAAATGGCCACAGCTGACAGTGGCATGTCTGCAGTTGGTGAATGTACTCGTGTGTACGCCGGATGATCTTGATTTTCGAATGCACTTGAGGAACGAAATCATGCGTGCCGGGCTCATTCACATCTTAGAG GATTTAAAGAAAAGCCAAAACGATGAACTTCAAATTCAGTTAAGGGTATTTGAAGAGCACAGAGATGGAGATTTTGATGAATTGGTTGCAAGATATTTTGATGTCAAACAGGAATTTGA CGAAAGCTCGGATATCTTTGAAATTCTCAATAACTCCCTCCTTGGGACGCCTAGCGAGCCGTTCTTTTTATCAATTCTTCAGCATCTTCTCAGTATAAGAGATGATGAGTGGGCCAG ACCGCAGTACTATCGCCTGATAGAAGAATGCGTCTCCCAGATTATTCTCCATCGAAGTGGGATGGATCCAGATTTTAGTTACAAGAAGAGGTTTGATGTTGATGTTTCTCCTCTCATTGATCAGCTTATTGATCAATCTAAAGTCGAAGAGAGTGAATACAAATGTAATGAAAGTCAAAAACAG TTGGAACAAGAGTTAATAGCTCGGCAAGAAGCTGAACTGAAACtgaataaaaaaagtaaagaACTCAGTGAATTAGAGAAGAAGTTTCAAGAACAGGAATCCTTAATTAAAAACCTTCAAGAGAAG GTGAAAGCTGGAGGTTCTCCTCAGACTGGATCTGCTCCTCCTGCACCCGGTGCtgttcctcctcctcctccccCACCTCCGCCTCCTCCAGGAGTTGGACCGCCGCCTCCCCCACCACCACCTCCTCCTCCCTCTGCACCTGGTGTACCCCCTCCACCTCCTGTACCAGGTGCTCCTCCACCTCCTCTGCTTGCTCCTGGTGCACCTCCTGCTCCTGGTGCCCCTCCCCCTCCTCCCGGAGCTCCAATGGCCCCTATGTTTGGTGGCCCTGTCCTCCCACCAGGGATGAAAGCTAAAAAACCATTTAAGCCTGAAACGCTAATGAAGAGGTTGAATTGGAATCAACTGAAAGCTCAGGTGATAACAGAGAAGAGTATTTGGACTGAGGCTGAAgaggaaaaatttgaaagtcCGGACTTATTCACTCGATTAATGGCCACGTTTGGCCAGAAGAAAATCACCAAAAAAGCGGCCGCTGAAGATAAGCCGCAGAAAAAGACCAAAGAATTAAAAGTGTTGGATGGAAAAGGAGCACAAAACCTAT CTATCTTCCTCGGTACGTTGAAGATATCGTATCAGGAGGTTCGCATCATGATTCTCAGGGTCGATGACACGCTGGATGACACATTTGTCAATAACTTGCTCAAACAACTTCCAGAACCTGAAACAATTACAGCATTGAAGGAATTCAGAAAGCAATATGATGAACTTGCCCCACCAGAGCAGTTCCTATGTGCG ATAAGTGACATTAACAAACTGCATGCAAGACTCCAGCATGTCCATTTCATGAGGCAATTTGATGAATTGGTTGGTGACATTAAACCAGGCATCGTTGCTGTAACTGCTGCTTGTCAAGATATCATGAAAAGTAAAAG GTTCAAGAAGTTTCTAGAATTGCTTCTCATGGTCGGTAACTATATGAATTCTGGGTCAAGAAATGCTCAAACCCTTGGTTTTGACATCAGTTACCTTACCAGG TTAAAAGACACAAAGGACACTGAGAACACTTTAACGATGATGATGTTCCTGGCAAGTATGATTGAAGAACAGAAGGACAAGAGATACAATGAAGTTTATGGCTTCATTGATGATTTTAAACACGTTCCAAAAGCCATGAGAG TTTCTGAGGACCAGCTTACAAAGAATGTTAGCAACATGAAGGCAGCACTGTCAACTCTGCAGAAAGATATTGACgctttgaaaaaaacaaaagatccAGATGACAAGTTCTCACAAGTTCTATCG gaGTTCATCAACAAAGCGAAAGACGAATTTACACTGCTTGGCGATATGTTCGACCAGATGAAAAGCTTGTTCCAGTCAATTGCAAAGTATTACTGTTTTGATCCAAAAAAGAAGAGCATGGAAGAATTTTTTGGGGAAATGGATACATTTAGAACCGACTATCTG ACCGCTGTGAAGGAGAATCAACGACGAAAGGAGCTAGAAGAAAAGCAGAAACGAGCAAAACTAGCAAAGGAGAAAGCAGAGAGGGAGAAGgaagaaagaaagaagaagaaacaACCCCCAGCCGGAGTCGACCTTAATGCAG AGGGTGATCAAGAGGGTGTCATGGACAGTCTTCTTGAAGCACTTTCGACAGGGCAAGCCTTTAAAAAAGAAGGCAGAAGGAGAACGCCCAGAGAAAAag ggACTGCAGGAGTTGCAAGGAATCGCTCTCGATCGAGAGGGGTGACTTCCAATGCCACCACATTAACAGCAACACCAGTCGATGATCTGGAGAAAATGTTAACGGCTGAAAACCACACACGCCGACACAGGAAGAGCCCATCACAGGTAGAAGTCTTGGTTGAAACCACTGAAGTAGCTGAAGAGACTGTAAAAGAGGAACCATTACAGTTTCGTGTGCTGAAAGGATCTGATATGCCAGTGTTACGCTAG
- the LOC143445681 gene encoding protein diaphanous homolog 2-like isoform X2, which yields MSDINKPRTKSKNFLSRISTNNKAKKPTKQIKGPQISEENAEFMHPDAVASKLSEHEILVLFEKMLDDMNLVEEKKEPLRNKDMLVQRSMVVQWLNKTAIVAKQGEQATTPQQFIHNMQSLVRRRDEVYSRDELLHLLESLRVSLNSNPLSWVQSFGRDGLDILLRILNDCYDHDRNTDIDSKIKHEIIRCLKAFMNNKYGIRDMFDKENGIVTLCRAIDPTNKIMMTDTVKLVAAVCLLEDGHEKVLEAVTICHENSMLKHQHAYTELQREHAVLPVGPTRFDAIIDGLRSGEKWPQLTVACLQLVNVLVCTPDDLDFRMHLRNEIMRAGLIHILEDLKKSQNDELQIQLRVFEEHRDGDFDELVARYFDVKQEFDESSDIFEILNNSLLGTPSEPFFLSILQHLLSIRDDEWARPQYYRLIEECVSQIILHRSGMDPDFSYKKRFDVDVSPLIDQLIDQSKVEESEYKCNESQKQLEQELIARQEAELKLNKKSKELSELEKKFQEQESLIKNLQEKVKAGGSPQTGSAPPAPGAVPPPPPPPPPPPGVGPPPPPPPPPPPSAPGVPPPPPVPGAPPPPLLAPGAPPAPGAPPPPPGAPMAPMFGGPVLPPGMKAKKPFKPETLMKRLNWNQLKAQVITEKSIWTEAEEEKFESPDLFTRLMATFGQKKITKKAAAEDKPQKKTKELKVLDGKGAQNLSIFLGTLKISYQEVRIMILRVDDTLDDTFVNNLLKQLPEPETITALKEFRKQYDELAPPEQFLCAISDINKLHARLQHVHFMRQFDELVGDIKPGIVAVTAACQDIMKSKRFKKFLELLLMVGNYMNSGSRNAQTLGFDISYLTRLKDTKDTENTLTMMMFLASMIEEQKDKRYNEVYGFIDDFKHVPKAMRVSEDQLTKNVSNMKAALSTLQKDIDALKKTKDPDDKFSQVLSEFINKAKDEFTLLGDMFDQMKSLFQSIAKYYCFDPKKKSMEEFFGEMDTFRTDYLTAVKENQRRKELEEKQKRAKLAKEKAEREKEERKKKKQPPAGVDLNAEGDQEGVMDSLLEALSTGQAFKKEGRRRTPREKDDSRRTLSPGQTMAQLRAQQHGTLKRPSFGTSRSIDRSNAPVMVRAIAIGHELEKDNSKLPPLAKKSGTAGVARNRSRSRGVTSNATTLTATPVDDLEKMLTAENHTRRHRKSPSQVEVLVETTEVAEETVKEEPLQFRVLKGSDMPVLR from the exons ATGTCGGACATAAACAAGCCAAGGACGAAATCAAAgaatttt CTCAGTCGTATTTCGACCAACAACAAAGCTAAGAAgccaacaaaacaaataaaaggccCACAAATCTCTGAAGAGAATGCTGAATTCATGCATCCTGATGCTGTGGCATCTAAATTGTCTGAACATGAAATATTGGTGCTATTTGAGAAAATGCTG GATGATATGAACTTGGTTGAAGAAAAAAAGGAGCCACTTCGAAACAAAGACATGTTGGTTCAACGCAGCATGGTTGTGCAGTGGTTAAACAAGACAGCCATTGTGGCCAAACAG GGTGAACAAGCAACCACACCTCAACAGTTCATACATAATATGCAAAGTTTGGTGCGCCGCAGAGATGAAGTGTATAGTCGGGATGAACTTCTTCATCTGTTGGAGTCATTGCGTGTTTCCCTTAACAGTAACCCACTGAG ttgGGTCCAAAGTTTTGGTCGAGATGGTTTAGACATTCTGCTAAGGATCCTCAACGACTGTTATGATCATGATCGAAACACTGACATTGACAGTAAAATTAAACACGAAATTATCAGATGCTTAAAAGCATTTATGAACAACAAG TATGGAATCAGGGACATGTTTGACAAAGAAAATGGAATAGTAACCCTATGCAGGGCAATTGATCCTACGAATAAAATCATGATGACTGACACAGTGAAGCTTGTTGCTGCTGTGTGTCTACTGGAAGATGG CCATGAAAAAGTGTTGGAGGCCGTTACAATATGCCACGAAAATTCCATGTTAAAACATCAGCATGCCTACACCGAATTACAACGAGAACATGCCGTTTTACCAGTGGGACCCACACGCTTTGATGCGATTATAGATGGGTTACGAAGTGGGGAAAAATGGCCACAGCTGACAGTGGCATGTCTGCAGTTGGTGAATGTACTCGTGTGTACGCCGGATGATCTTGATTTTCGAATGCACTTGAGGAACGAAATCATGCGTGCCGGGCTCATTCACATCTTAGAG GATTTAAAGAAAAGCCAAAACGATGAACTTCAAATTCAGTTAAGGGTATTTGAAGAGCACAGAGATGGAGATTTTGATGAATTGGTTGCAAGATATTTTGATGTCAAACAGGAATTTGA CGAAAGCTCGGATATCTTTGAAATTCTCAATAACTCCCTCCTTGGGACGCCTAGCGAGCCGTTCTTTTTATCAATTCTTCAGCATCTTCTCAGTATAAGAGATGATGAGTGGGCCAG ACCGCAGTACTATCGCCTGATAGAAGAATGCGTCTCCCAGATTATTCTCCATCGAAGTGGGATGGATCCAGATTTTAGTTACAAGAAGAGGTTTGATGTTGATGTTTCTCCTCTCATTGATCAGCTTATTGATCAATCTAAAGTCGAAGAGAGTGAATACAAATGTAATGAAAGTCAAAAACAG TTGGAACAAGAGTTAATAGCTCGGCAAGAAGCTGAACTGAAACtgaataaaaaaagtaaagaACTCAGTGAATTAGAGAAGAAGTTTCAAGAACAGGAATCCTTAATTAAAAACCTTCAAGAGAAG GTGAAAGCTGGAGGTTCTCCTCAGACTGGATCTGCTCCTCCTGCACCCGGTGCtgttcctcctcctcctccccCACCTCCGCCTCCTCCAGGAGTTGGACCGCCGCCTCCCCCACCACCACCTCCTCCTCCCTCTGCACCTGGTGTACCCCCTCCACCTCCTGTACCAGGTGCTCCTCCACCTCCTCTGCTTGCTCCTGGTGCACCTCCTGCTCCTGGTGCCCCTCCCCCTCCTCCCGGAGCTCCAATGGCCCCTATGTTTGGTGGCCCTGTCCTCCCACCAGGGATGAAAGCTAAAAAACCATTTAAGCCTGAAACGCTAATGAAGAGGTTGAATTGGAATCAACTGAAAGCTCAGGTGATAACAGAGAAGAGTATTTGGACTGAGGCTGAAgaggaaaaatttgaaagtcCGGACTTATTCACTCGATTAATGGCCACGTTTGGCCAGAAGAAAATCACCAAAAAAGCGGCCGCTGAAGATAAGCCGCAGAAAAAGACCAAAGAATTAAAAGTGTTGGATGGAAAAGGAGCACAAAACCTAT CTATCTTCCTCGGTACGTTGAAGATATCGTATCAGGAGGTTCGCATCATGATTCTCAGGGTCGATGACACGCTGGATGACACATTTGTCAATAACTTGCTCAAACAACTTCCAGAACCTGAAACAATTACAGCATTGAAGGAATTCAGAAAGCAATATGATGAACTTGCCCCACCAGAGCAGTTCCTATGTGCG ATAAGTGACATTAACAAACTGCATGCAAGACTCCAGCATGTCCATTTCATGAGGCAATTTGATGAATTGGTTGGTGACATTAAACCAGGCATCGTTGCTGTAACTGCTGCTTGTCAAGATATCATGAAAAGTAAAAG GTTCAAGAAGTTTCTAGAATTGCTTCTCATGGTCGGTAACTATATGAATTCTGGGTCAAGAAATGCTCAAACCCTTGGTTTTGACATCAGTTACCTTACCAGG TTAAAAGACACAAAGGACACTGAGAACACTTTAACGATGATGATGTTCCTGGCAAGTATGATTGAAGAACAGAAGGACAAGAGATACAATGAAGTTTATGGCTTCATTGATGATTTTAAACACGTTCCAAAAGCCATGAGAG TTTCTGAGGACCAGCTTACAAAGAATGTTAGCAACATGAAGGCAGCACTGTCAACTCTGCAGAAAGATATTGACgctttgaaaaaaacaaaagatccAGATGACAAGTTCTCACAAGTTCTATCG gaGTTCATCAACAAAGCGAAAGACGAATTTACACTGCTTGGCGATATGTTCGACCAGATGAAAAGCTTGTTCCAGTCAATTGCAAAGTATTACTGTTTTGATCCAAAAAAGAAGAGCATGGAAGAATTTTTTGGGGAAATGGATACATTTAGAACCGACTATCTG ACCGCTGTGAAGGAGAATCAACGACGAAAGGAGCTAGAAGAAAAGCAGAAACGAGCAAAACTAGCAAAGGAGAAAGCAGAGAGGGAGAAGgaagaaagaaagaagaagaaacaACCCCCAGCCGGAGTCGACCTTAATGCAG AGGGTGATCAAGAGGGTGTCATGGACAGTCTTCTTGAAGCACTTTCGACAGGGCAAGCCTTTAAAAAAGAAGGCAGAAGGAGAACGCCCAGAGAAAAag ATGACAGCCGTCGTACTTTGAGCCCTGGACAAACCATGGCGCAATTACGTGCCCAGCAACACGGCACATTAAAGCGTCCGTCATTTGGCACATCTCGGAGCATAGATCGATCTAATGCTCCTGTCATGGTGCGTGCAATCGCGATAGGTCATGAGCTCGAGAAAGACAATTCAAAACTTCCTCCTCTTGCTAAAAAATCGG ggACTGCAGGAGTTGCAAGGAATCGCTCTCGATCGAGAGGGGTGACTTCCAATGCCACCACATTAACAGCAACACCAGTCGATGATCTGGAGAAAATGTTAACGGCTGAAAACCACACACGCCGACACAGGAAGAGCCCATCACAGGTAGAAGTCTTGGTTGAAACCACTGAAGTAGCTGAAGAGACTGTAAAAGAGGAACCATTACAGTTTCGTGTGCTGAAAGGATCTGATATGCCAGTGTTACGCTAG